Proteins encoded in a region of the Variovorax sp. PAMC 28711 genome:
- a CDS encoding polyhydroxyalkanoic acid system family protein produces the protein MPDIHIERQHTLGIEAAREAAHQWIAQAREEYGMECNYVEGDACDTAQFSRAGMDGTLEVTADRFLLEANLGFLFSSFSDQIESKISKNLDELLGTAASEPKYDDDGAYGKW, from the coding sequence GTGCCTGACATCCATATCGAACGACAACACACGCTGGGCATCGAAGCCGCACGCGAGGCCGCGCACCAATGGATTGCGCAGGCGCGCGAGGAGTACGGCATGGAATGCAACTATGTCGAAGGCGACGCCTGCGACACGGCCCAGTTTTCGCGCGCCGGCATGGACGGAACCCTCGAGGTGACCGCCGACCGCTTTCTGCTCGAAGCCAACCTCGGCTTTTTGTTCAGCAGCTTCAGCGACCAGATCGAAAGCAAGATATCGAAGAACCTCGACGAACTGCTCGGCACCGCGGCCTCCGAGCCGAAGTACGACGACGACGGGGCCTACGGCAAGTGGTGA
- a CDS encoding molybdopterin-containing oxidoreductase family protein, producing the protein MTPTSLQPAPATLATVLGACPHDCPDTCALVTTVQDGIAVKLQGNPAHPHTAGVLCTKVSRYIERNDHAERLVQPMKRCGPKGAGQFEPVSWDAALDAIAQQLRSKKHPETIVPYSYAGTMGLVQGESMDRRFFHKLGASLLDRTICSTAGGEALGFTLGGKVGMRVEFFAEAKLILIWGSNSIGSNLHFWRHAQAAKRAGARLVCIDPRRTETADKCDEHIALLPGTDAALAFALMHELIVNDWLDHDYIAEHTLGWDALRERALQWPPARAAEVCGVPEAQIVALARAYGTTKPAAIRLNYGMQRVRGGGNAARAIASLPALVGAWRDRAGGLLLSSSGQFPIDRAALQRPDLLAGRRPRTVNMVRIGDALTGDAAALSDGPPVEVVIVYNSNPVAVAPESAKVAAGFAREDLFCVVMEQFQTDTADYADYLLPATTQLEHWDIHTSYGHTDVLLNRPAVAPRGEARSNAWVFRELARRMGFDEPCFADDDEALCRAAFAEGAIDYAQLEAQGFTSVNVPEAPFANGNFPTPSGRCEFVSPRLQAQGQDGLPDHVPNWEPAGSSAEFPLAMISPPARNFLNSTFVNVKSLRAIEVEPLLEIHADDAAARGIVDGATVRVFNARGEHRCRAEVSRRARQGVVHGMGIWWRKFGMDGTNVNQLTSQRLTDIGRGPTFYDCLVQVEAVPAP; encoded by the coding sequence ATGACTCCTACATCCCTCCAGCCGGCCCCTGCAACCCTCGCGACGGTGCTTGGCGCCTGTCCGCACGATTGCCCCGACACCTGCGCGCTCGTCACCACGGTGCAGGACGGCATCGCCGTCAAGCTGCAGGGCAATCCGGCCCACCCGCACACCGCAGGCGTGCTGTGCACCAAGGTCTCGCGCTACATCGAGCGCAACGACCACGCGGAGCGGTTGGTGCAACCGATGAAGCGTTGCGGCCCCAAAGGCGCTGGCCAATTCGAGCCGGTGTCGTGGGATGCGGCGCTCGACGCCATCGCGCAGCAGCTGCGGTCCAAGAAACATCCTGAAACGATTGTGCCTTACAGCTATGCCGGAACGATGGGTTTGGTGCAGGGCGAATCGATGGACCGTCGTTTTTTTCACAAGCTCGGCGCGTCGCTTCTGGACCGCACGATCTGCTCGACCGCAGGGGGTGAGGCCTTAGGTTTTACTTTGGGCGGCAAGGTCGGCATGCGGGTCGAATTTTTCGCCGAGGCGAAGCTGATCCTGATCTGGGGCAGCAACTCGATCGGCAGCAACCTGCATTTCTGGCGCCACGCGCAAGCGGCCAAGCGCGCCGGCGCCAGGCTGGTGTGCATCGACCCGCGCAGGACCGAAACGGCCGACAAATGCGACGAGCACATCGCGCTGCTGCCCGGCACCGATGCGGCGCTGGCTTTCGCGCTGATGCACGAACTCATCGTCAACGACTGGCTCGATCACGACTACATCGCCGAACACACGCTCGGCTGGGACGCCTTGCGCGAGCGCGCGTTGCAGTGGCCGCCGGCACGCGCGGCCGAGGTGTGCGGCGTGCCCGAGGCGCAGATCGTCGCGCTGGCCAGGGCGTACGGCACCACGAAGCCGGCAGCCATCCGCCTCAACTACGGCATGCAGCGCGTGCGCGGCGGCGGCAACGCGGCACGCGCGATCGCCAGCCTGCCGGCGCTGGTCGGCGCCTGGCGCGATCGCGCGGGCGGTTTGCTGCTGAGCAGCTCGGGGCAGTTTCCGATCGACCGGGCGGCGTTGCAGCGGCCCGATCTGCTGGCCGGCCGCCGGCCGCGCACGGTGAACATGGTGCGCATCGGCGACGCGCTCACGGGCGACGCGGCGGCGCTGTCTGACGGGCCGCCGGTCGAGGTGGTGATCGTCTACAACAGCAACCCGGTCGCGGTCGCGCCGGAGTCGGCCAAGGTGGCGGCGGGCTTCGCGCGCGAAGACTTGTTCTGCGTGGTGATGGAGCAGTTTCAGACCGACACCGCCGACTACGCCGACTATCTGCTGCCCGCCACCACGCAACTGGAGCACTGGGACATCCACACCAGCTACGGCCACACCGACGTGCTGCTGAATCGCCCGGCCGTCGCGCCGCGCGGCGAGGCGCGCAGCAACGCCTGGGTGTTCCGCGAACTCGCGCGCCGCATGGGCTTCGACGAGCCGTGCTTCGCGGACGACGACGAGGCGCTGTGCCGCGCCGCGTTCGCCGAGGGTGCGATCGATTACGCGCAGCTCGAAGCGCAAGGCTTCACCAGCGTGAACGTGCCCGAGGCGCCGTTCGCGAACGGCAATTTCCCGACACCTTCAGGCCGCTGCGAATTCGTGAGCCCGCGCTTGCAGGCGCAGGGGCAGGATGGCCTGCCCGATCACGTGCCCAACTGGGAGCCGGCCGGCAGCTCGGCCGAATTCCCGCTCGCGATGATCTCGCCACCGGCGCGCAATTTTCTCAACTCGACCTTCGTCAACGTGAAAAGCCTGCGCGCGATCGAGGTCGAGCCGCTGCTCGAAATCCACGCCGACGACGCGGCCGCGCGCGGCATCGTCGATGGCGCCACCGTGCGGGTTTTCAACGCGCGCGGCGAGCACCGCTGCCGCGCCGAGGTCTCGCGCCGCGCCCGGCAGGGCGTGGTGCACGGCATGGGCATCTGGTGGCGCAAGTTCGGCATGGACGGCACCAACGTCAACCAGCTCACCAGCCAGCGCCTGACCGACATCGGCCGCGGCCCGACCTTCTACGACTGCCTGGTGCAGGTCGAGGCGGTGCCCGCGCCATGA
- the gmd gene encoding GDP-mannose 4,6-dehydratase, with amino-acid sequence MTQKKALITGITGQDGSYLAELLLEKGYEVHGIKRRASSFNTQRIDHLYQDPHVSGRNLHLHYGDLTDTSNLTRIVQQVQPDEIYNLGAQSHVAVSFEAPEYTADVDGIGTLRLLEAIRLLGLQEKTRFYQASTSELYGLVQEIPQRESTPFYPRSPYGVAKLYAYWITKNYREAYGMYACNGILFNHESERRGETFVTRKITRGLCNIAQGLEKRLYMGNLDALRDWGHAKDYVRMQWMMLQQETPKDYVIATGVQYSVRDFIRIAAEQLGITLDFVGKGVDEKAIVKTIAGDDAPGIKPGDVLVSVDPNYFRPAEVETLLGDPSLAKNDLGWIPEITLHELVKSMVTADLTSARQHALLKQHGYNIAVGKED; translated from the coding sequence ATGACACAGAAGAAAGCGCTCATCACTGGCATCACTGGCCAGGACGGCTCCTACCTTGCAGAACTTCTGCTCGAAAAGGGATACGAGGTCCATGGCATCAAGCGCCGCGCCTCGTCGTTCAACACGCAGCGCATTGATCACCTTTATCAGGATCCACATGTCTCTGGCCGCAATCTTCATTTGCACTACGGCGACTTGACGGACACGAGCAATCTCACGCGGATCGTTCAGCAAGTACAGCCAGACGAGATCTATAACCTCGGCGCGCAAAGCCACGTGGCGGTCAGCTTCGAGGCGCCGGAATACACCGCCGACGTTGATGGCATTGGCACTTTGCGTTTGCTCGAAGCCATACGTCTGCTTGGCCTGCAGGAAAAGACCCGCTTTTATCAAGCCAGTACCAGCGAACTCTATGGATTGGTGCAAGAAATCCCGCAGCGGGAGAGCACGCCGTTCTATCCGCGGAGCCCTTATGGCGTGGCCAAGCTGTACGCGTACTGGATCACCAAAAACTATCGTGAAGCGTATGGCATGTACGCGTGCAACGGCATTCTGTTCAACCATGAAAGCGAACGGCGCGGTGAGACCTTCGTGACTCGCAAGATCACGCGCGGCCTTTGCAACATCGCTCAGGGCCTGGAAAAGCGGTTGTACATGGGGAATCTGGATGCGTTGCGCGACTGGGGCCACGCCAAAGACTATGTGCGGATGCAGTGGATGATGCTTCAGCAAGAAACGCCCAAGGACTACGTCATTGCGACAGGTGTGCAGTACAGCGTACGTGACTTTATTCGTATCGCTGCAGAGCAACTGGGGATCACACTGGACTTCGTCGGCAAGGGAGTGGATGAAAAAGCGATCGTGAAGACCATCGCGGGTGACGATGCGCCGGGCATCAAGCCTGGTGACGTGCTGGTGTCGGTCGACCCGAACTATTTCCGACCTGCTGAAGTCGAAACGCTTCTCGGGGATCCCAGCTTGGCTAAAAATGATCTCGGTTGGATACCCGAAATAACTTTGCATGAACTGGTGAAGTCGATGGTGACTGCCGATTTGACAAGCGCTCGGCAACACGCATTGCTGAAACAGCACGGCTACAACATCGCGGTCGGCAAAGAAGACTGA
- a CDS encoding GIY-YIG nuclease family protein, with translation MNRLLEIGFEPAGNWFNDAGKLRVELTRHSAQKNILYAFVCDGVVMYVGKTVRMLATRMSGYRNPGKTQTTNISNNRRLLDALDAGSAVEILALPDNGLLHYGRFHLNLAAALEDDIIRVLDPP, from the coding sequence ATGAATCGCCTGCTCGAGATTGGCTTTGAACCCGCCGGCAATTGGTTCAACGATGCTGGAAAACTGAGGGTTGAGCTCACGCGACACTCCGCACAGAAGAACATCCTTTACGCCTTCGTCTGTGATGGCGTTGTCATGTACGTCGGGAAGACCGTTCGCATGCTTGCTACTCGGATGTCGGGCTACAGAAATCCTGGCAAGACTCAGACCACAAATATCAGTAACAACCGGCGATTGCTTGACGCCCTCGATGCTGGTTCAGCTGTCGAAATCTTGGCACTCCCCGACAACGGGCTGTTGCACTACGGTAGGTTTCACTTGAACCTGGCCGCTGCGCTGGAAGATGACATCATTCGGGTGCTCGACCCGCCTTGA
- a CDS encoding ABC transporter substrate-binding protein: MINRRIFSLGAGAAALGGAGVVRAQSETPIVLGQSAPFTGPAAQLGIQFYQGAKLYLDQYNAVPGHRDVQIKFLDDGYEPERTAANTKKLIDDDAFALFGYIGTPTSLAALPLAVKDKVPFIAPFTGAMALREPFHKNVFHMRASYNDETALIVKQLTHLGLKKIAVFYQNDAYGKAGLDGVNLALAQLNLQPAAQATVERNSVDVGDAVKKIVAARPDAVVQVSAYKSCAAFIREARKAGYGGTFFNVSFVGTQALSDELGKEGAGVVVTQVVPSPYNPANGITRDFAEALRKSGGDTKANFSSMEGYLAARVLTEGLRKTSGKATRDGLIAGLEGIDRQQFGGFEVSFSPKNHVASKFVELSMITGDGRIRT, encoded by the coding sequence ATGATCAACCGAAGAATTTTTTCCCTTGGCGCTGGAGCTGCTGCGCTCGGCGGTGCCGGTGTCGTGCGCGCGCAGAGCGAGACGCCGATCGTTCTCGGGCAGTCCGCCCCGTTCACCGGCCCGGCCGCGCAGCTCGGCATCCAGTTCTACCAAGGCGCCAAGCTGTACCTCGACCAGTACAACGCCGTGCCGGGTCACCGCGATGTGCAGATCAAATTCCTGGACGACGGCTACGAGCCCGAACGCACCGCCGCCAACACGAAGAAGCTGATCGACGACGACGCCTTCGCGCTCTTCGGCTACATCGGCACGCCGACCAGCCTGGCCGCACTGCCGCTGGCGGTGAAAGACAAGGTGCCCTTCATCGCGCCCTTCACCGGCGCCATGGCATTGCGCGAACCGTTTCATAAAAACGTGTTCCACATGCGCGCCTCGTACAACGACGAGACCGCGCTGATCGTCAAGCAGCTCACGCACCTGGGCCTGAAGAAGATCGCGGTTTTCTACCAGAACGACGCCTACGGCAAGGCCGGGCTCGACGGCGTGAACCTCGCGCTGGCACAGCTGAACCTGCAACCCGCGGCGCAGGCCACGGTCGAGCGCAACTCGGTCGACGTCGGCGACGCGGTGAAGAAGATCGTGGCGGCCCGACCCGACGCCGTGGTCCAGGTGAGCGCCTACAAATCGTGCGCCGCGTTCATCCGCGAGGCGCGCAAGGCCGGCTACGGCGGCACGTTCTTCAACGTGTCGTTCGTCGGCACGCAAGCGCTGTCGGACGAGCTCGGCAAGGAAGGCGCCGGCGTGGTCGTGACGCAGGTCGTGCCCTCGCCCTACAACCCGGCCAACGGCATCACGCGTGACTTCGCCGAAGCCCTGCGCAAGAGTGGCGGCGACACCAAAGCCAACTTTTCAAGCATGGAGGGCTACCTCGCCGCCCGGGTGCTGACCGAGGGCCTTCGCAAGACCTCGGGCAAGGCCACACGCGACGGCCTGATCGCCGGGCTCGAAGGCATCGACCGCCAGCAGTTCGGCGGCTTCGAAGTTTCGTTCTCGCCGAAGAACCATGTGGCATCCAAGTTCGTCGAGCTGTCGATGATCACGGGGGATGGGCGGATTCGGACTTGA
- a CDS encoding phasin family protein — translation MPATKDDDKSADRIKDSAQQIWLAGLGAFAKMQQEGSKAFEALVKDGTGMQKKTQQAAEETLAQAQARMASLAGDFGTKAAGGWGKLENIFEERVAKALEKLGMPSAAEVAALQARVEVLEAQLKAKEAPAARKTAPRKSASRATAPTAAKPSGRTATRRRS, via the coding sequence ATGCCAGCCACCAAAGACGACGACAAGTCCGCAGACCGCATCAAGGACTCCGCCCAGCAGATCTGGCTCGCCGGCCTGGGCGCCTTCGCGAAGATGCAGCAGGAGGGCAGCAAGGCCTTCGAAGCCTTGGTGAAGGACGGCACCGGCATGCAGAAGAAAACGCAGCAGGCGGCCGAAGAAACCCTGGCGCAGGCACAGGCCCGCATGGCGAGCCTCGCGGGCGACTTCGGCACCAAGGCCGCGGGCGGCTGGGGCAAGCTCGAAAACATCTTCGAAGAGCGCGTGGCCAAGGCGCTCGAAAAACTCGGCATGCCCTCTGCCGCCGAGGTCGCCGCCTTGCAGGCGCGGGTCGAGGTGCTGGAAGCGCAGCTGAAAGCGAAGGAAGCACCGGCCGCACGCAAGACGGCACCGCGCAAGAGCGCCTCGCGCGCGACCGCGCCCACGGCGGCCAAGCCCTCCGGCCGCACCGCGACGCGCCGGCGCAGCTGA
- a CDS encoding acyl-CoA-binding protein: MPDTNDLQTRFEAAEAQSKLLPERPDNVTLLKIYGLYKQATQGANAEKRPSFSDFVARAKWDAWTAQKSLSADDAKQGYIDLIDSLRG; the protein is encoded by the coding sequence ATGCCTGACACCAACGACCTCCAAACCCGATTTGAAGCCGCCGAGGCCCAATCCAAACTGCTGCCGGAGCGCCCCGACAACGTGACGTTGTTGAAAATCTACGGCCTCTACAAGCAGGCGACGCAAGGCGCCAATGCCGAGAAGCGGCCGAGCTTCAGCGACTTCGTGGCACGCGCCAAGTGGGACGCATGGACGGCCCAGAAAAGCCTCAGCGCCGACGACGCGAAGCAGGGCTACATCGACCTGATCGACTCCCTGCGCGGCTGA
- a CDS encoding aminopeptidase, producing the protein MKWRTAALGVVVVAAATALAGCSNLGYYWQSASGHLGVLRAARPVPDWLGDPTTSAALRAKLELTQRIRRFASDELGLPDNRSYTAYADLHRTAALWNVVAAPEYSLKLKTWCFPVAGCVGYRGYYDEVAAKAEAAQQAADGFEVAVYPVPAYSTLGLLDWAGGDPLLSTFIGYPDGELARIVFHELAHQVLYVPDDTLFNESFATAVERIGGAMWLQREGSESVRRDYAQFDARRQQFRALTLETRRTLTAIYGSGDTATRDSPALADLKAKAMSDFHARYAVLRASWPGPRQGAYDGWVARANNAMFGAQGAYDDLVPNFEALYVQQGRDWPRFYAAVKQLAKLPKLQRMAALGALVPPGPDSAAAMMAPSTTTHRPQHGDRGA; encoded by the coding sequence ATGAAATGGCGGACGGCAGCGCTCGGGGTGGTCGTTGTGGCGGCGGCAACGGCGCTCGCCGGCTGCAGCAACCTCGGCTACTACTGGCAGTCCGCTAGCGGCCATCTCGGCGTGTTGCGCGCGGCACGCCCGGTGCCCGACTGGCTCGGCGACCCGACCACATCGGCCGCGCTCCGCGCCAAGCTCGAACTCACCCAGCGCATCCGCCGTTTCGCGTCGGACGAGCTCGGTCTCCCCGACAACCGCAGCTACACGGCTTATGCCGACCTGCACCGCACCGCCGCGCTGTGGAACGTGGTGGCGGCGCCGGAATACTCGCTCAAACTCAAGACCTGGTGTTTTCCGGTCGCAGGCTGCGTCGGCTATCGCGGCTACTACGACGAGGTGGCAGCGAAAGCGGAGGCCGCGCAGCAAGCGGCCGACGGCTTTGAAGTCGCGGTCTATCCGGTGCCGGCGTACTCCACGCTCGGGTTGCTGGACTGGGCCGGCGGCGATCCGCTGCTGTCGACCTTCATCGGCTATCCCGATGGCGAGTTGGCGCGCATCGTCTTCCACGAGCTGGCGCACCAGGTGCTGTATGTGCCGGACGACACGCTCTTCAACGAGTCGTTCGCGACGGCGGTCGAGCGCATCGGTGGCGCGATGTGGCTGCAGCGCGAAGGCAGCGAAAGCGTGCGCCGCGACTACGCACAGTTCGACGCGCGCCGCCAGCAGTTCCGCGCGCTCACCCTGGAGACGCGACGCACGCTGACCGCCATCTACGGTTCCGGAGACACCGCAACGCGCGACTCGCCAGCGCTGGCCGACCTGAAAGCAAAGGCCATGAGTGACTTTCACGCGCGTTACGCCGTTCTGCGCGCGAGCTGGCCCGGCCCGCGCCAGGGCGCCTACGACGGCTGGGTCGCGCGCGCCAACAACGCGATGTTCGGTGCGCAGGGCGCCTACGACGACCTGGTGCCGAACTTCGAGGCGCTCTATGTGCAGCAAGGTCGCGACTGGCCGCGCTTCTATGCGGCCGTGAAGCAACTGGCGAAGCTCCCGAAGCTACAGCGGATGGCGGCGCTGGGCGCGCTTGTCCCACCCGGGCCCGATTCGGCGGCTGCGATGATGGCGCCTTCGACAACGACCCATCGACCCCAACACGGAGACCGCGGTGCCTGA
- a CDS encoding TetR/AcrR family transcriptional regulator, whose protein sequence is MAKKAPRRTAQRILEAALALFNRFGEPNVSTTLVAGELNISPGNLYYHYPAKDELINKLFEGYETELNELLHASEGVHDVEDAWFFMHSLFELIWRYRFLYRDLNDLLSKNRNLETQFQLVLKNKVRAIRSLLAGLSHAGHLDIDVREVDALAQSMVVVLTYWLSYEYVRNPRQALEPAHVQGALLRGGHHVLQLLAPYLEPDQRRHLLTLNDAYAQANEDAPAEPALP, encoded by the coding sequence ATGGCCAAGAAAGCGCCACGACGCACTGCACAACGCATCCTGGAGGCCGCGTTGGCGCTGTTCAACCGCTTCGGAGAACCGAACGTGTCGACCACGCTCGTCGCCGGCGAGCTCAACATCAGCCCCGGCAATCTCTACTACCACTACCCCGCCAAGGACGAGCTGATCAACAAGCTCTTCGAAGGCTACGAGACCGAGCTCAACGAGCTGCTGCACGCGAGCGAAGGCGTGCACGACGTGGAAGACGCCTGGTTCTTCATGCACAGCCTGTTCGAGCTGATCTGGCGGTACCGCTTTCTTTACCGCGACCTGAACGACCTGCTCAGCAAGAACCGCAACCTCGAGACGCAGTTCCAGCTGGTGCTGAAGAACAAGGTGCGCGCGATCCGCAGCCTGCTCGCCGGCCTGAGCCACGCGGGCCATCTCGACATCGACGTGCGCGAGGTCGATGCGCTGGCGCAGAGCATGGTGGTGGTGCTGACGTATTGGCTCAGCTACGAGTACGTGCGCAACCCCCGCCAGGCGCTGGAGCCGGCCCACGTGCAGGGCGCCCTGCTGCGCGGCGGCCACCACGTGCTGCAACTGTTGGCGCCGTACCTCGAGCCCGATCAACGGCGGCACCTGCTGACGCTCAACGACGCCTACGCCCAGGCGAACGAAGACGCACCGGCTGAACCGGCACTGCCGTGA
- a CDS encoding mannose-1-phosphate guanylyltransferase/mannose-6-phosphate isomerase, with the protein MATVIQPVVMCGGSGTRLWPLSRKALPKQFAPLIDGKSLLELTLDRLKLLNAEVTCIGSDDHRFMLDEAMVNCKVTGREILEPVGRGTAAAVAMAALLAEPDAMLLLAPADHYIADPKLFASTVAQGVDAALAGYIVTFGVAPSFPSTGYGYIEPGRVLDESKGASAGRTVAEFHEKPTADDAQRMLLRGDMLWNAGILLARADTLIEALENCAPDILASCRQAMQSGSTDGNFFRPERKAFESCRIDSIDYAVLEKYERIAVVPFAGAWSDVGSWSAVAAMHPADEDGNRLSGKAVALSSKNTFVHAPLRPVVALGTEDLVIIDTQDALLVASIHCLEQVKDVVGLLTAAGRTEATEHRRVARPWGAYDSIDAGERFQVKRLTVKPGAKLSLQMHHHRAEHWVVVKGTAMVTRDEETILLRENESVYIPLGVVHRLENPGKTMLEVIEVQSGGYLGEDDIVRFDDTYGRVTQLKKVSGK; encoded by the coding sequence ATGGCTACTGTGATTCAACCTGTCGTGATGTGTGGCGGCAGCGGCACCCGCCTTTGGCCTCTCTCGCGAAAGGCCCTGCCAAAGCAGTTTGCGCCTCTCATCGATGGCAAAAGCCTGCTCGAGCTCACGCTTGATCGACTCAAGCTACTCAACGCCGAGGTCACTTGCATCGGATCCGACGACCATCGATTCATGCTCGATGAGGCGATGGTCAATTGCAAGGTAACGGGCCGCGAAATTCTGGAGCCGGTCGGCCGTGGCACCGCCGCTGCCGTTGCAATGGCTGCGCTTTTGGCGGAACCGGATGCGATGCTTTTGCTGGCGCCCGCAGATCACTACATCGCCGACCCAAAACTTTTCGCGAGCACCGTGGCTCAGGGCGTAGATGCGGCGCTGGCTGGCTACATCGTCACATTTGGCGTGGCGCCCAGCTTTCCGAGCACTGGCTACGGTTATATCGAGCCAGGACGAGTTCTGGACGAAAGCAAGGGCGCGTCTGCCGGCCGGACAGTTGCCGAGTTTCATGAGAAGCCCACTGCCGACGATGCCCAGCGTATGTTGCTGCGTGGCGACATGCTCTGGAACGCCGGCATCCTGCTGGCGCGCGCCGATACGCTCATTGAAGCCCTAGAAAACTGCGCTCCGGATATATTGGCAAGCTGCCGACAAGCCATGCAAAGCGGAAGCACCGATGGCAACTTCTTCCGCCCGGAACGCAAGGCTTTCGAAAGCTGTCGTATCGACAGCATCGACTACGCGGTGCTGGAAAAGTACGAGCGGATCGCAGTCGTTCCATTTGCTGGCGCATGGAGCGACGTTGGAAGCTGGAGCGCAGTGGCCGCCATGCATCCTGCAGATGAGGACGGAAATCGCTTGAGCGGCAAAGCTGTTGCACTGAGCTCAAAGAACACGTTTGTTCATGCTCCGTTGCGGCCGGTCGTCGCGCTCGGCACCGAGGACCTTGTAATCATTGATACGCAGGATGCCTTACTGGTAGCAAGCATCCACTGCCTTGAACAGGTCAAAGACGTCGTGGGCCTCCTGACGGCCGCTGGACGCACCGAAGCCACCGAGCACAGACGCGTAGCGCGCCCGTGGGGTGCGTACGACAGCATCGACGCCGGAGAAAGGTTCCAAGTCAAGCGACTGACCGTCAAGCCCGGGGCAAAACTCTCATTGCAGATGCATCACCACAGGGCCGAACATTGGGTCGTAGTCAAGGGAACAGCGATGGTCACGCGAGATGAAGAAACCATTCTTCTGCGCGAGAACGAGTCGGTTTACATTCCCCTCGGAGTGGTTCACCGTCTGGAGAACCCTGGCAAGACAATGCTCGAGGTCATCGAGGTTCAATCAGGCGGCTATCTCGGCGAAGACGATATCGTGAGGTTCGACGACACCTATGGGCGAGTCACCCAACTCAAGAAAGTAAGCGGTAAATGA